The following are encoded in a window of Sebastes umbrosus isolate fSebUmb1 chromosome 7, fSebUmb1.pri, whole genome shotgun sequence genomic DNA:
- the LOC119491694 gene encoding extracellular calcium-sensing receptor-like — protein sequence MHKPGDVVLGGLFEVHYTSVFPERTFTSEPQQPSCQGFDTLGFRFAMTMAFAIDEINMNSHLLPNVTLGYSIYDSCGALVIGLSGAFSLASGREEQFLLQENCLGTPPVLGIVGDAYSTFSIAISNVLGLYKTPIVSHFSTCSCLSDRQRFPSFFRTIPSDAFQVRAMIQILKHFGWTWVGLLVSDDDYGLHVARSFQSDLAQSGGGCLAYSEVLPWDSDPSKLKRIVHLIKTSTACVVMVFAHEINMIELLEEVVRQNVTGRQWLASEAWTAATVLQTPRLMPYLGGTLGIAIRRGEIPGLRDFLLRIRPDLHYNNSYGNSMVRQFWEYTFQCKFDPAGWVESEGALCTGQEDIESVKTKFLDLSILRPEYNVFKAVYALAYALDDLLRCVPGRGPFSMHSCASLQRLEPWQLLHYLQKVNFTTPFGDQVSFDENGDALPIYDIVNWLWLPDGKTRVQTVGEVKESAKGEELTIDEDKIFWNFQSKEPPQSVCSESCRPGTRMARKKGEPECCFDCIPCSEGKISNETDSMECTSCPEDFWSSPQRDHCVPKKTEFLSYQEPLGICLTSISLLGTFICAVVLGIFIFHRSTPMVRANNSELSFLLLVSLKLCFLCSLLFIVRPRLWTCQLRHAAFGISFVLSVSCILVKTMVVLAVFKASKPGGGASLKWFGAVQQRGTVLVLTCIQAAICTAWIVSASPTPHKNTQYHNDKIVYECVVGSTVGFAVLLGYIGLLAILSFLLAFLARNLPDNFNEAKLITFSMLIFCAVWVAFVPAYVNSPGKYADAVEVFAILASSFGLLVALFGPKCYIILLRPERNTKKAIMGRGTNKS from the exons ATGCACAAGCCTGGCGATGTGGTCCTTGGTGGGCTGTTTGAGGTCCACTACACCTCTGTCTTCCCTGAGCGGACATTTACCTCAGAGCCACAACAGCCAAGCTGCCAAGG CTTTGACACTCTAGGCTTCAGGTTTGCCATGACCATGGCATTTGCCATTGATGAGATCAACATGAACTCCCATCTGCTACCTAATGTGACTCTGGGATACAGTATTTATGATAGCTGTGGTGCGCTTGTTATTGGACTCAGTGGTGCATTTTCACTGGCAAGTGGTCGAGAGGAGCAGTTTCTGCTTCAGGAAAACTGTTTGGGGACCCCTCCAGTCCTGGGCATTGTTGGGGATGCCTACTCAACATTTTCTATTGCCATCTCCAATGTGCTAGGTTTATACAAAACGCCCATT GTTAGTCATTTTTCCACATGTTCCTGTCTGAGTGATCGGCAACGGTTTCCATCCTTCTTTAGAACAATCCCAAGTGATGCTTTCCAG GTGCGTGCTATGATTCAGATTTTAAAACACTTTGGCTGGACTTGGGTGGGCCTTTTGGTCAGTGATGATGACTACGGACTCCACGTTGCCCGATCCTTTCAATCTGACCTGGCGCAATCTGGTGGAGGTTGTCTGGCCTACTCAGAAGTTTTGCCCTGGGACAGTGATCCAAGTAAACTCAAGAGGATTGTACATTTGATAAAGACATCAACAGCTTGTGTGGTCATGGTGTTTGCACATGAGATAAACATGATTGAGCTATTGGAAGAG GTGGTGAGGCAGAATGTGACTGGCCGGCAGTGGTTGGCAAGTGAAGCCTGGACAGCAGCTACTGTGCTCCAGACCCCCCGTCTCATGCCATACCTGGGTGGCACACTGGGCATTGCCATTCGTCGAGGAGAAATACCAGGACTCAGGGACTTCCTTTTAAGAATACGTCCTGACCTACACTACAACAACAGCTATGGAAATAGCATG gTGAGACAATTTTGGGAATACACGTTTCAGTGTAAATTTGATCCAGCAGGTTGGGTTGAATCTGAGGGAGCACTATGCACTGGACAGGAAGATATTGAAAGTGTGAAGACTAAGTTTTTAGATCTTTCTATCCTCAGGCCTGAATACAATGTTTTCAAGGCTGTATATGCTCTGGCATATGCCCTTGATGACCTGCTGCGCTGTGTGCCAGGGAGAGGGCCCTTCAGCATGCACAGCTGTGCCAGTTTGCAAAGACTGGAGCCATGGCAG CTTTTACATTATTTGCAAAAGGTCAACTTCACCACACCATTTGGTGATCAAGTGTCATTTGATGAGAATGGTGATGCCTTACCAATATATGATATTGTGAACTGGCTGTGGCTCCCTGATGGAAAAACTAGAGTTCAGACTGTGGGCGAAGTTAAAGAGTCAGCCAAAGGTGAAGAACTCACAATTGATGAAGACAAAATCTTCTGGAACTTTCAATCGAAAGAG CCACCCCAGTCAGTGTGCAGCGAGAGCTGTCGTCCAGGTACCCGCATGGCCAGAAAGAAGGGGGAACCTGAGTGCTGTTTTGACTGCATCCCTTGTTCTGAGGGAAAGATCAGCAATGAAACTG ACTCCATGGAGTGCACCAGTTGTCCAGAGGACTTCTGGTCCAGCCCCCAGCGTGACCACTGTGTTCCTAAGAAAACAGAGTTCCTCTCCTATCAAGAGCCTTTAGGTATCTGCTTGACAAGCATCTCATTGCTGGGAACCTTTATCTGTGCTGTTGTCCTGGGCATCTTCATCTTTCATCGCAGTACACCCATGGTACGCGCCAACAATTCAGAACTGAGTTTTCTGCTTTTGGTGTCACTCAAattgtgtttcctgtgttctcTGCTGTTTATAGTCCGTCCCAGGCTGTGGACGTGCCAACTGAGGCATGCAGCATTTGGGATCAGCTTTGTGCTTTCTGTCTCTTGTATTCTGGTGAAAACCATGGTGGTTCTGGCTGTATTCAAGGCCTCCAAGCCAGGAGGTGGAGCCAGTCTCAAGTGGTTTGGTGCTGTGCAGCAGAGAGGGACAGTTTTAGTTCTTACATGCATTCAGGCAGCAATCTGCACTGCTTGGATTGTCTCTGCTTCACCAACTCCTCATAAAAATACTCAATACCACAATGACAAGATAGTTTATGAGTGTGTAGTCGGGTCCACAGTTGGTTTTGCAGTGTTACTGGGCTATATTGGCTTACTGGCTATCCTCAGCTTCCTGTTAGCATTTCTGGCGAGGAATCTTCCAGACAACTTCAATGAAGCCAAGCTCATCACTTTCAGCATGCTGATCTTCTGTGCTGTGTGGGTGGCCTTTGTCCCGGCTTATGTCAACTCCCCGGGCAAATATGCAGATGCAGTAGAGGTATTTGCCATCCTGGCCTCCAGTTTTGGTCTCTTGGTGGCACTGTTTGGACCCAAATGTTACATAATTCTGCTGAGACCAGAGAGGAACACAAAGAAAGCAATCATGGGTCGAGGAACCAACAAGTCATAA
- the LOC119491574 gene encoding extracellular calcium-sensing receptor-like has product MHKPGDVVLGGLFEVHYTSVFPERTFTSEPQQPSCQGFDTLGFRFAMTMAFAIDEINKNSHLLPNVTLGYSIYDNCGALVIGLSGALSLASGREEQFLLQENCLGTPPVLGIVGDAYSTFSIAISNVLGLYKTPIVSYFSTCSCLSDWQRFPSFFRTIPSDAFQVRAMIQILKHFGWTWVGLLVSDDDYGLHVARSFQSDLAQSGGGCLAYSEVLPWDSDPSKLKRIVHLIKTSTACVVMVFAHDIHMIQLLEEVVRQNVTGRQWIASEAWTAAAVLQTPRLMPYLGGTLGIAIRRGEIPGLRDFLLRIRPDLHYNNSYGNSMVRQFWEYTFQCKFDPAGWVESEGALCTGQEDIESVETKFLDLSILRPEYNVFKAVYALAYALDDLLHCVPGRGPFSMHSCASLQRLEPWQLLHYLQKVNFTTPFGDQVSFDENGDALPIYDIVNWLWLPDGRTNVQSVGIVKESAKGEELAIDEDKIFWNFQSKEPPRSVCSESCPPGTRMARKKGQPECCFDCIPCSEGKISNETDSRECTSCQEDFWSSPQRDHCIPKKTEFLSYQEPLGICLTTTSLLGTFICAVVLAIFTYHRSTPMVRANNSELSFLLLVSLKLCFLCSLLFIGRPRLWTCQLRHAAFGISFVLSVSCILVKTMVVLAVFKASKPGGGASLKWFGAVQQRGTVLALTFIQAAICTAWLVSASPAPHKNTQYHNDKIVYECVVGSKVGFAVLLGYIGLLAIVSFLLAFLARNLPDNFNEAKLITFSMLIFCAVWVAFVPAYVNSPGKYADAVEVFAILASSFGLLVALFGPKCYIILLRPERNTKKAIMGRGTTKS; this is encoded by the exons ATGCACAAGCCTGGCGATGTGGTCCTCGGTGGGCTGTTTGAGGTCCACTACACCTCTGTCTTCCCTGAGCGGACATTTACCTCAGAGCCACAACAGCCAAGCTGCCAAGG CTTTGACACTCTAGGCTTCAGGTTTGCCATGACCATGGCATTTGCCATTGATGAGATCAACAAGAACTCCCATCTGCTACCTAATGTGACTCTGGGATACAGTATTTATGATAACTGTGGTGCGCTTGTTATTGGACTCAGTGGTGCCTTATCACTGGCAAGTGGTCGAGAGGAGCAGTTTCTGCTTCAGgaaaactgtttagggacccctcCAGTCCTAGGCATTGTGGGGGATGCCTACTCAACATTTTCTATTGCCATCTCCAATGTGCTAGGTTTATACAAAACGCCCATT gTGAGTTATTTTTCCACATGTTCCTGTCTGAGTGATTGGCAAAGGTTTCCATCCTTCTTTAGAACAATCCCAAGTGATGCTTTCCAG GTGCGTGCTATGATTCAGATTCTAAAACACTTTGGCTGGACTTGGGTGGGCCTTTTGGTCAGTGATGATGATTACGGACTCCACGTTGCCCGATCCTTTCAATCTGACCTAGCGCAATCTGGTGGAGGTTGTCTGGCCTACTCAGAAGTTTTGCCCTGGGACAGTGATCCAAGTAAACTCAAGAGGATTGTACATTTGATAAAGACATCAACAGCTTGTGTGGTCATGGTGTTTGCACATGACATACACATGATTCAGCTATTGGAAGAG GTGGTGAGGCAGAATGTGACTGGCCGGCAGTGGATAGCAAGTGAAGCCTGGACAGCAGCTGCTGTGCTCCAGACCCCCCGTCTCATGCCATACCTGGGTGGCACACTGGGCATTGCCATTCGTCGAGGAGAAATACCAGGACTCAGGGACTTCCTGTTAAGAATACGTCCCGACCTACACTACAACAACAGCTATGGAAATAGCATG GTGAGACAATTTTGGGAATACACGTTTCAGTGTAAATTTGATCCAGCAGGTTGGGTTGAATCTGAGGGAGCACTATGCACTGGACAGGAAGATATTGAAAGTGTGGAGACTAAGTTTTTAGATCTTTCTATCCTCAGGCCTGAATACAATGTTTTCAAGGCTGTATATGCTCTGGCATATGCCCTCGATGACCTGCTGCACTGTGTGCCAGGGAGAGGGCCCTTCAGCATGCACAGTTGTGCCAGTTTGCAAAGACTGGAGCCATGGCAG CTTTTACATTATTTGCAAAAGGTCAACTTCACCACACCATTTGGTGACCAAGTTTCATTTGATGAGAATGGTGATGCCTTACCAATATATGATATTGTGAATTGGCTTTGGCTCCCTGATGGAAGAACAAACGTTCAGAGTGTTGGCATTGTTAAAGAGTCAGCCAAAGGTGAAGAACTCGCAATTGATGAAGACAAAATCTTCTGGAACTTTCAATCGAAAGAG CCACCCCGGTCAGTGTGCAGTGAGAGCTGTCCTCCAGGTACCCGAATGGCCAGAAAGAAGGGGCAACCTGAGTGCTGTTTTGACTGTATCCCTTGTTCTGAGGGAAAGATCAGCAATGAAACTG ACTCCAGGGAGTGCACCAGTTGTCAAGAGGACTTCTGGTCCAGCCCTCAGCGTGACCACTGTATTCCTAAGAAAACAGAGTTCCTTTCCTATCAAGAACCTTTAGGTATCTGCTTGACAACCACCTCATTGCTGGGAACCTTTATCTGTGCTGTTGTTCTGGCCATCTTCACCTATCATCGCAGTACACCCATGGTACGCGCAAACAATTCAGAACTGAGTTTTCTGCTTTTGGTGTCACTCAAACTATGTTTCCTGTGTTCGCTGCTGTTTATCGGCCGTCCCAGGCTGTGGACGTGCCAGCTGAGACATGCAGCATTTGGGATCAGCTTTGTGCTTTCTGTCTCATGTATTCTGGTAAAAACCATGGTGGTTCTGGCTGTGTTCAAGGCTTCCAAGCCAGGAGGTGGAGCCAGTCTGAAGTGGTTTGGTGCTGTGCAGCAGAGAGGGACAGTTTTAGCTCTTACCTTCATTCAGGCAGCAATCTGCACTGCTTGGCTTGTATCTGCCTCACCAGCTCctcataaaaacactcaatacCACAATGACAAGATAGTTTATGAGTGTGTAGTCGGCTCTAAAGTTGGTTTTGCAGTGCTACTGGGCTATATTGGCTTACTGGCCATCGTCAGCTTCCTGTTAGCATTTCTGGCGAGGAATCTTCCAGACAACTTCAATGAGGCCAAGCTCATCACTTTCAGCATGCTGATCTTCTGTGCTGTGTGGGTGGCCTTTGTCCCGGCTTATGTCAACTCCCCGGGCAAATATGCAGATGCAGTGGAGGTATTTGCCATCCTGGCCTCCAGTTTTGGTCTCTTGGTGGCACTGTTTGGACCCAAATGTTACATAATCCTGCTGAGACCAGAGAGGAACACAAAGAAAGCAATCATGGGTCGAGGAACTACCAAGTCATAA
- the LOC119491575 gene encoding extracellular calcium-sensing receptor-like, whose protein sequence is MHKPGDVVLGGLFEVHYTSVFPERTFTSEPQQPSCQGFDTLGYRLAMTMAFAIDEINKNSHLLPNVTLGYSIYDNCGALVIGLSGAFSLASGREEQFLLQENCLGTPPVLGIVGDAYSTFSIAYSNMLGLYKTPIVSYFSTCSCLSDRQRFPSFFRTIPSDAFQVRAMIQILKHFGWTWVGLLVSDDDYGLHVARSFQSDLAQSGGGCLAYSEVLPWDSDPSKLKRIVHLIKTSTACVVMVFAHEIHMIELLEEVVRQNVTGRQWIASEAWTAATVLQTPHLMPYLGGTLGIAIRRGEIPGLRDFLLRIRPDLHYNNSYGNSMVRQFWEYTFQCKFDPAGWVEAEGALCTGQEDIESVETKFLDLSILRPEYNVFKAVYALAYALDDLLRCVPGRGPFSMHSCASLQRLEPWQILHYLQKVNFTTPFGDQVSFDENGDALPIYDIVNWLWLPDGRTKVQSVGEVRESAKGEELAIDEDKIFWNFQSKEPPQSVCSESCPPGTRMARKKGQPECCFDCIPCSEGKISNETDSRECTSCQEDFWSSPQRDHCVPKKTEFLSYQEPLGICLTTTSLLGTFICAVVLAIFTYHRSTPMVRANNSELSFLLLVSLKLCFLCSLLFIGRPRLWTCQLRHAAFGISFVLSVSCILVKTMVVLAVFKASKPGGGASLKWFGAVQQRGTVLALTFIQAAICTAWLVSASPVPHKNTQYHNDKIVYECVVGSKVGFAVLLGYIGLLAIVSFLLAFLARNLPDNFNEAKLITFSMLIFCAVWVAFVPAYVNSPGKYADAVEVFAILASSFGLLVALFGPKCYIILLRPERNTKKAIMGRGTTKS, encoded by the exons ATGCACAAGCCTGGCGATGTGGTCCTCGGTGGGCTGTTTGAGGTCCACTACACCTCTGTCTTCCCTGAGCGGACATTTACCTCAGAGCCACAACAGCCAAGCTGCCAAGG CTTTGACACTCTAGGCTACAGGCTTGCCATGACCATGGCATTTGCCATTGATGAGATCAACAAGAACTCCCATCTGCTACCTAATGTGACTCTGGGATACAGTATTTATGATAACTGTGGTGCGCTTGTTATTGGACTCAGTGGTGCATTTTCACTGGCAAGTGGTCGAGAGGAGCAGTTTCTGCTCCAGGagaactgtttagggacccctcCAGTCCTAGGCATTGTGGGGGATGCCTACTCAACATTTTCTATTGCCTACTCCAATATGCTAGGTTTATACAAAACGCCCATT GTGAGTTATTTTTCCACATGTTCCTGTCTAAGTGATCGGCAACGGTTTCCATCCTTCTTTAGAACAATCCCAAGTGATGCTTTCCAG GTGCGTGCTATGATTCAGATTCTAAAACACTTTGGCTGGACTTGGGTGGGCCTTTTGGTCAGTGATGATGACTACGGACTCCACGTTGCCCGATCCTTTCAATCTGACCTAGCGCAATCTGGTGGAGGTTGTCTGGCCTACTCAGAAGTTTTGCCCTGGGACAGTGATCCAAGTAAACTCAAGAGGATTGTACATTTGATAAAGACATCAACAGCTTGTGTGGTCATGGTGTTTGCACATGAGATACACATGATTGAGCTATTGGAAGAG GTGGTGAGGCAGAATGTGACTGGCCGGCAGTGGATAGCAAGTGAAGCCTGGACAGCAGCTACTGTGCTCCAGACCCCCCACCTCATGCCATACCTGGGTGGCACACTGGGCATTGCCATTCGTCGAGGAGAAATACCAGGACTCAGGGACTTCCTGTTAAGAATACGTCCTGACCTACACTACAACAACAGCTATGGAAATAGCATG GTGAGACAATTTTGGGAATACACGTTTCAGTGTAAATTTGATCCAGCAGGTTGGGTTGAAGCTGAGGGAGCACTATGCACTGGACAGGAAGATATTGAAAGTGTGGAGACTAAGTTTTTAGATCTTTCTATCCTCAGGCCTGAATACAATGTTTTCAAGGCTGTATACGCTCTGGCATATGCCCTTGATGACCTGCTGCGCTGTGTGCCAGGGAGAGGGCCCTTCAGCATGCACAGCTGTGCCAGTTTGCAAAGACTGGAGCCATGGCAG ATTTTACATTATTTGCAAAAGGTCAACTTCACCACACCATTTGGTGACCAAGTGTCATTTGATGAGAATGGTGATGCCTTACCAATATATGATATTGTGAATTGGCTTTGGCTCCCCGATGGAAGAACAAAGGTTCAGAGTGTGGGCGAAGTTAGAGAGTCAGCCAAAGGTGAAGAACTCGCAATTGATGAAGACAAAATCTTCTGGAACTTTCAATCGAAAGAG CCACCCCAGTCAGTGTGCAGTGAGAGCTGTCCTCCAGGTACCCGCATGGCCAGAAAGAAGGGGCAACCTGAGTGCTGTTTTGACTGTATCCCTTGTTCTGAGGGAAAGATCAGCAATGAAACTG ACTCCAGGGAGTGCACCAGTTGTCAAGAGGACTTCTGGTCCAGCCCTCAGCGTGACCACTGTGTTCCTAAGAAAACAGAGTTCCTTTCCTATCAAGAACCTTTAGGTATCTGCTTGACAACCACCTCATTGCTGGGAACCTTTATCTGTGCTGTTGTTCTGGCCATCTTCACCTATCATCGCAGTACACCCATGGTACGCGCAAACAATTCAGAACTGAGTTTTCTGCTTTTGGTGTCACTCAAACTATGTTTCCTGTGTTCGCTGCTGTTTATCGGTCGTCCCAGGCTGTGGACGTGCCAGCTGAGACATGCAGCATTTGGGATCAGCTTTGTGCTTTCTGTCTCTTGTATTCTGGTAAAAACCATGGTGGTTCTGGCTGTGTTCAAGGCTTCCAAGCCAGGAGGTGGAGCCAGTCTGAAGTGGTTTGGTGCTGTGCAGCAAAGAGGGACAGTTTTAGCTCTTACCTTCATTCAGGCAGCAATCTGCACTGCTTGGCTTGTATCTGCCTCACCAGTTCctcataaaaacactcaatacCACAATGACAAGATAGTTTATGAATGTGTAGTCGGCTCTAAAGTTGGTTTTGCAGTGTTACTGGGCTATATTGGCTTACTGGCCATCGTCAGCTTCCTGTTAGCATTTCTGGCGAGGAATCTTCCAGACAACTTCAATGAGGCCAAGCTCATCACTTTCAGCATGCTGATCTTCTGTGCTGTGTGGGTGGCCTTTGTCCCGGCTTATGTCAACTCCCCGGGCAAATATGCAGATGCAGTGGAGGTATTTGCCATCCTGGCCTCCAGTTTTGGTCTCTTGGTGGCACTGTTTGGACCCAAATGTTACATAATTCTGCTGAGACCAGAGAGGAACACAAAGAAAGCAATCATGGGTCGAGGAACTACCAAGTCATAA
- the LOC119491780 gene encoding LOW QUALITY PROTEIN: extracellular calcium-sensing receptor-like (The sequence of the model RefSeq protein was modified relative to this genomic sequence to represent the inferred CDS: deleted 1 base in 1 codon): MHKPGDVVLGGLFEVHYTSVFPERTFTSEPQQPSCQGFDILGFRHAMTMAFAIDEINKNSHLLPNVTLGYSLYDNCGALVIGLSGALSLASGKEEQFLLQENCLGTTPVLGIVGDSYSTFSIATSNVLGLYKMPIVSYFSTCSCLSDRQRFPSFFRTIPSDAFQVRAMIQILKHFRWTWVGLLVSDDDYGLHVARSFQSDLKQSGGGCLAYSEVLPWDSDPSELKRIVHLIKTSTAYVVMVFAHEIHMTDLIEEVVRQNVTGRQWIASEAWTAATVLQTPRFMPYLGGTLGIAIRRGEIPGLRDFLLRIRSDPSDSDNYGNNMVRQFWEYTFQCKFDPAGWVEAGGDQCSGQEDLESVETELLDVSYLRPEYNIYKAVYALAYALDDLLRCVPERVPFSMNSCATLQRLEPWQLLHYLEKVNFTTPFGDQVSFDENGDALPIYDIVNWLWLPDGRTNVQSVGMVKESAKGEELAIDEDKIFWNFQSKEPPRSVCSESCPPGTRMARKKGQPECCFDCIPCSEGKISNETDSRECTSCPEDFWSSPQRDHCIPKKTEFLSYQEPLGICLTTTSLLGTFICAVVLGIFTYHRSTPMVRANNSELSFLLLVSLKLCFLCSLLFIGRPRLWTCQLRHAAFGISFVLSVSCILVKTMVVLAVFKASKPGGGASLKWFGAVQQRGTVLALTFIQAAICTAWLVSASPVPHKNTQYHNDKIVYECVVGSTVGFAVLLGYIGLLAILSFLLAFLARNLPDNFNEAKLITFSMLIFCAVWVAFVPAYVNSPGKYADAVEVFAILASSFGLLMALFGPKCYIILLRPERNTKKAIMGRGTTKS; the protein is encoded by the exons ATGCACAAGCCTGGCGATGTGGTCCTCGGTGGGCTGTTTGAGGTCCACTACACCTCTGTCTTCCCTGAGCGGACATTTACCTCAGAGCCACAACAGCCAAGCTGCCAAGG CTTTGACATTCTAGGTTTCAGGCATGCCATGACCATGGCATTTGCCATTGATGAGATCAACAAGAACTCCCATCTGCTACCTAATGTGACTCTGGGATACAGTCTTTATGATAACTGTGGTGCGCTTGTTATTGGACTCAGTGGTGCCTTATCACTGGCAAGTGGCAAAGAGGAGCAGTTTCTGCTTCAAGAGAACTGTTTAGGGACCACTCCAGTCCTGGGCATTGTGGGTGATTCCTACTCAACATTTTCTATAGCCACCTCCAATGTGCTAGGTTTATACAAAATGCCCATT GTGAGTTATTTTTCCACATGTTCATGTCTGAGTGATCGGCAACGGTTTCCATCCTTCTTTAGAACAATCCCAAGTGATGCTTTCCAG GTGCGTGCTATGATTCAGATTCTAAAACACTTTAGATGGACTTGGGTGGGCCTTTTGGTCAGTGATGATGACTATGGACTCCATGTGGCCCGATCCTTTCAATCTGACCTGAAACAATCTGGTGGAGGTTGTCTGGCCTACTCAGAAGTTTTGCCCTGGGACAGTGATCCAAGTGAACTCAAGAGGATTGTACATTTGATAAAGACATCAACAGCTTATGTGGTCATGGTGTTTGCACATGAGATACACATGACTGATCTAATAGAAGAG GTGGTGAGGCAGAATGTGACAGGTCGGCAGTGGATAGCAAGTGAAGCCTGGACAGCAGCTACTGTGCTCCAGACCCCCCGCTTCATGCCGTACCTGGGTGGCACACTGGGCATTGCCATCCGTCGAGGAGAAATACCAGGACTCAGAGACTTCCTGTTACGGATACGTTCTGACCCAAGTGACAGCGACAACTATGGAAATAATATG GTGAGACAGTTTTGGGAATACACATTTCAGTGTAAATTTGATCCAGCAGGTTGGGTGGAGGCTGGGGGTGATCAATGCTCTGGACAGGAAGATCTAGAGAGTGTGGAGACTGAGTTGTTGGATGTTTCTTATCTCAGACCTGAGTACAATATTTACAAGGCTGTGTATGCTCTGGCGTATGCCCTTGATGACCTGCTGCGCTGTGTGCCAGAGAGAGTGCCTTTCAGCATGAACAGCTGTGCCACTTTACAAAGACTGGAGCCATGGCAG CTTTTACATTATTTGGAAAAGGTCAACTTCACCACACCATTTGGTGACCAAGTGTCATTTGATGAGAATGGTGATGCCTTACCAATATATGATATTGTGAATTGGCTTTGGCTCCCTGATGGAAGAACAAACGTT CAGAGTGTTGGCATGGTTAAAGAGTCAGCCAAAGGTGAAGAACTTGCAATTGATGAAGACAAAATCTTCTGGAACTTTCAATCGAAAGAG CCACCCCGGTCAGTGTGCAGTGAGAGCTGTCCTCCAGGTACCCGCATGGCCAGAAAGAAGGGGCAACCTGAGTGCTGTTTTGACTGTATTCCTTGTTCTGAGGGAAAGATCAGCAATGAAACTG ACTCCAGGGAGTGCACCAGTTGTCCAGAGGACTTCTGGTCCAGCCCCCAGCGTGACCACTGTATTCCTAAGAAAACAGAGTTCCTCTCCTATCAAGAGCCTTTAGGTATCTGCTTGACAACCACCTCATTGCTGGGAACCTTTATCTGTGCTGTTGTTCTGGGCATTTTCACCTATCATCGCAGTACACCCATGGTACGCGCAAACAATTCAGAACTGAGTTTTCTGCTTTTGGTGTCACTCAAACTATGTTTCCTGTGTTCTCTGCTGTTTATCGGCCGTCCCAGGCTGTGGACGTGCCAGCTGAGACATGCAGCATTTGGGATCAGCTTTGTGCTTTCTGTCTCATGTATTCTGGTAAAAACCATGGTGGTTCTGGCTGTGTTCAAGGCTTCCAAGCCAGGGGGTGGAGCCAGTCTGAAGTGGTTTGGTGCTGTGCAGCAGAGAGGGACTGTTTTAGCTCTTACCTTCATTCAGGCAGCAATCTGCACTGCTTGGCTTGTATCTGCCTCACCAGTTCctcataaaaacactcaatacCACAATGACAAGATAGTTTATGAGTGTGTAGTCGGGTCTACAGTTGGTTTTGCAGTGTTACTGGGCTATATTGGCTTACTGGCTATCCTCAGCTTCCTGTTAGCATTTTTGGCAAGGAATCTTCCAGACAACTTCAATGAGGCCAAGCTCATCACTTTCAGCATGCTGATCTTCTGTGCTGTGTGGGTGGCCTTTGTCCCGGCTTATGTCAACTCCCCGGGCAAATATGCAGATGCAGTGGAGGTATTTGCCATCCTGGCCTCCAGTTTTGGTCTCTTGATGGCACTGTTTGGACCCAAATGTTACATAATCCTGCTGAGACCAGAGAGGAACACAAAGAAAGCAATCATGGGTCGAGGAACTACCAAGTCATAA